The following DNA comes from Poecilia reticulata strain Guanapo linkage group LG16, Guppy_female_1.0+MT, whole genome shotgun sequence.
tcagCATATATAGTAATACATCCCTTACATCAAACTAACCTGAGTGACtttaacatttctttcattttaaaacacaataccTTTAGGGATTTTCTACAGCCTAACTGATGCTTGTAAAACTAAATCTGATTGGAATTAGGTAGGAAttacattgcatttttttgccTGTATCTTACATACATATTTCTGTATAAACATGTCTATTACTTTATGTCATCGTTGTTGGAAAAAGGGGATTTGAGTCGATACAAGTGTCCCTTTGCAACAACTCTGCGAATAAGCTGGGTGCAGGAATGctgcagaggtttttttttggtgatgaTTTCAGGGTTAATACTGACAAATTTGCtcaatttgaccatttttgggACCAACTGTAAACTGTGGTTCACTTGAACCATTGCACTTGGTCCGGTTTCAGGTCGCCGTTCTCGTTTGACTATTATTTCTTTCGTGATTTTTACTGTGACTATTGCTGATTTTTGATCTTGTAAACAAAGAGAAGCAAACCACTCTGCAGCGTGTGATCCAGACAACGCTCCTGATAATTGCGCTCCGTCTTGCGTTTTTGCTCAAGGACTTCTCAGCCTTTCATGCACCACAACAGTCATGGGGACCGTATCCATGCTCAGTCCTCTTTAACTACACCCTGGTCTTTTGCAGTCCAGGCCAGACACATTCATTCTGACAACTTAGTGCTCACATCAAAACATCCAGACGTCTTTGCACACATGGTTTTTGTATTGGCAAAAACAGCGATACGCTTGAGGTTTCAAACATGTATGAGCTCATCTGGTTGCCTCTGCTAACATGATAAAGAGCGTAATATGAAATTGtacaatattttgtttgttgatcAAAACATTTGATACAACCAATCgaataaatctttttattcGTTTATAGCTATTTTTGACTTACACGTCAGCCTGTGTCTGATCACTTTAAGACAATTAAATTACTTTCTCCACCCCGTGGCTAAAAATGTAACCTGGCAAAAgttatatttgtaaaaagttCTGAGCTGTTGATTTGAGAAccttttttgaagaaaaaaaaaaatctgagtttgaAGCTGTTTCAGCTTCCCTGAGACCAGCGACGTGTCTCTGTTGACTCAAGGTGCCTCAGATTTATACCCTGACCAGACCGTACAGAAATGACACATACACTCCGATGCGTGTGCAGCAGGACCCGCATGGAGAAACATGCAGAAACTCTGGTGAGCCTTGTTATGTTTTACGTTCCGTCACAGGCCTTGACCTGGAACCCTGCTGAAAGAAACTGCACTGCTCTCCTGTGAGTTCAGCTGAACCGTCTCCTCCTTTCTACAGCAGCAGACACATCTCTTCGTGTGTTCATGTAACATATTGTACAGATCTTGCTTCGATAACATTTGTTATTGAAACCCTCAGCCAGCAAAGATGTGATGGCTTTCTGTGCGTACACAGCAGTCTCCTTTTTGTAGCATAATGGTGTTTGAGCATATGGTGAACGTGTTAGCTTTGATGAATCACTCAAGAGTTCCATCCAAATGTTTTCACGccccaatttttaaaaaattagtcACATCACAACCACAGGCTTAAACAATGGTttagagattttatgtgatagaccaacacattGGTGCATAATTTCTgggattgaaaaaaaaaaaaactataaagtgTGTCTTGCATATGTATTTAGCAATTGTGTGTTAGCGACCTGCATGTAGGCCACAAATTTCAAAAAACTTACTTTTGCTTTTGGTTGCAAAAGCAACCAAAAGCAACAGGTTCAACCTGTTGAACCTGATGTTCAACAGGTTGAACATCAGGTTCAACCTGTTGAACCTGATGTTCAACAGGTTGTGTAATCTAGTCCCACTTTAAACCTGCTCAGTGTCCACTACATACCTGGGGtccattttctaattttgtgccttttaaagacaatttgatccactagattttatttaggaagattatttgtaaaaagaagaaaaaactaaactttaaagCCTTCTTTGACTTCATTGCTGTTCTGTGTTGGTAAATTATATCAAATTCATTCAAACTTGACATAACAAACATTCCAGgggttatgaatacttttgtaccTCCAACCAAGAAGACAAACAGATGTTATCTGAAATGATGAGTTAATGTCACCTACAGCTCAGCGAAAAGAATTTGAGTTTGAATTTTTGTGGCTGTATCTTAGCACACTGAATATGAAAAGACTCCAGTAGAACTCAAAGAATATATTTATCAATGTTAGTGCAAAGACATTTTTAGGATATGTCAATTTTGGCAACTGtgatatttaagaaaaacattttgttgatccaacaatttgcatttcatttgctaTGTGATCATTGGGGGTTTCTGAGTAGCTGTGCCAACCAAAATTGCCTGTGAAACATGGTATTCCTATTCTGTGTCCTACAAGCTGACCACTCCAACTTCTACGATTGTTAGAATTGGCAGGAAAATGATATGTTACGATATTGCTGCTGAGTTAACGTTCAATTTACTTTTTAGCCAAGCAGAAAATTCAAAATACTCAACtttattattacaatttaatcacattttctttcccaACACTATCttctaaaaatgtcaaaaccacTTTGAATTAAGTTCTGCACTAGCCTAccaacatatatatattttttaaatcaggtgCAATAAACTAgaagaaacatctaaaacctCCAGGATACCTGCTTCAAAGGACAGCGTCTTCCtatatttaattcaaaacaatATCTCTGTGCTGTTTGTTATATAAAGAGGGAGCAATGATTAACAAATGACAGTAGGGGGCTGTTATGAGGACAGATGATAGCTGTTAAGTGAGGAGTTGTGGACAAGGTCAACTGCGGACATTAAAAGGCAGTGACAACAGGGAGCGGCTAACCCGAGCTGCCCTTTACCAACAACTAAACTTTACACCAAAAAGAACACTAACACACAAATAAAGAACCAAAACCTTTAATTAAAGCAGTGTAGACCAATAGTAAATAGCAAATAGACTcccaaaatatcaaatttttttgtatattcACGGTTGAATTTGTCACGCGAACCACTTTTCACAGAGAAATGAGACAGTGTGTTGGGGACCTTCGGTGATTCTCCCATGTCtggagacacaaaaacaaacaaaaagcttggGTTGATATCATCCCGTGACAACGACACCCACAGCTTGAACAGATAAACGTCACGTTGTCTGACACGCAAAGATGTGTCCCGAAGAGACAGCATCATCGCCATGCCGATGACAACCTCCGCGGTCACGGACAGCGCTCCATCGGACGTTTTATCTCTCAGGGACTCCCTGCAGTCTGCAGTTAATCTTTCGGCTCTGAGCTAATTGTTAGTTTGACCTTTGCGAGATAACACACACCCAGGGCAGCAGATGTAACGTCAGGAAGATCAAGGCTTTCTGATGTTCATTTTGTTGGTTGCAAAGATGCAGCACAACTCCTGTCCTTATACTTTAAACATATATGCATACCAAGGATTTATAATGTGTATCTTCAACTATACACATCGAGACAAATTTTCTCCTGAGTTTTTTCGAAGCTGATTCACGGAGACGAGGTCACAGGGTTCACTCCACTCTCCCCGATGTTGCTGTAAACCAGTACATGCGCTCGCCCACATCCAAAAGCGGGAGCTGAAAATGTAGATTCTCACAGACAGACTGACTgactttcttccttcttttggTGTAACGGCCTCTTTAAAATGAccgttttgtgttttgcatggGTGAGTATCGGGGGCCTCGTAAAAGAGTGGTTGACGTTAAGAGCCTCGCCACGTGCCAGAGCAGCCGCGCTGCGCTTTATGCGCTTTATGTAGGGGTGCGTGTCAGTCTGAACTAGAGTTATCTCCCTGTTGTTACACTTCTCTGTTTATCTACTTCTGTTACCTACTTTCTTCTGTGTCTTTCGCTTTTGTTCTCCTTCCCCTCCCACCATCTGTCTTGCGAGCTTAGGCGCGGTTTGTGATTCttgccaaaacacaaacagcactTGACTTTGTGCATCGTTGATTTGATGATCGTGTTTTGCCACATTTAAGGTGCTTCACAAAGTAATCACAACTTGAACACTtttatagtcttttttttaactcctccAATTGTGAATTCAATGAGCCTGATGCAAAATACATTACATTAAATCATAAAGGCAATTTAAGCATGGCACAGAACCTCAAAAGACATTCGCACCTCTGGGATTTTCTcatgtaaaaacacaatctttgactttatttggatttcaaaataaaaagataaaaagggGAATGTTCTTCTTCAGCTGGGGCAGATAAGCTGAAGATAGAGTTAAATGCAGGGCAATCCTAGAAGAAAGACTTCAGACTGAATTGGATTCTATCGTGGGATAGTCGGAGTGTCGGGCTTGTCAGCTGTAGCCAGAGTATTTATACTGAAGATATTTAATGGTGAGATCATTCTGTCTACACTTTATGAACCTGATACTCCTGCCCTTCTTTTTAAGCAGTCAGgataacaataaacaaaaaaatctacgCATGTGCTGCAGTCAAGGTTgaccttccagcagaacaatgaTCCTAAACATACAACCTGAGCCAGAGCGAGGTTCAGAGTTAGCTTTTAAAGGATTACGCATGTTTTAGATGTCACCTTGATTCAACACTCCTAAACAAGGACCGGAGTTGTACACCAAAGGTTTAGATCGACTCACATCCGTGCCTGTGTGGCTTCtgacacatgaaaaaaaaaagcttcggGAACATGAATGCTTTTTGCTAAGCGCTGTACATGTCCTTACACGGGAGCTGCCAGTATGATTtcacttcatgttttttctatTAGACTCGCTGTATGCACATATGGAAAAGCGCCTTCATCTAGCGCACCTAAAGAGGCACCCTACTGAGTCACTGACTCGGTAGCATTAGACCTAAAGGTTACCGAAGGAACTAATTTTCCTATAATAATGTTTATAAGGAATCACAGAAGGGAAGAGGCACTAACGGAGCATTAGGAAATTTAAGACATCTTGTCTCCTTCTTCCCACGGAGATACAAACAGATGACATCAGAGGGTGGTCCGCTCTGCCTTGAGCCGAGCCGAGGCCACGCAGAGTGGGTCTCCGTTGGTCTGCCAAACAGATGTTGGTAGCAACGTAATGAGGGCTTCAAGCAGACCTCAGGAGTTTGAGCTgaagattgttttctttgttttgttttgagtttttttgtttgtttttttttcttctgcaaaagGATTggacagggggaaaaaaagcaggacaaacattcataaaaacaaacagttatcCTGCATACTGCTTTGAGCCCTTTCTGTATTCAAAGTCTAACTCGacaattttctctttaaacCTTACAGATGCAGCATCCAGTTTGCTGGTCAATTAGGTCAAGAAAACTTGTAATGTGCACCCACCCACATTAAAACAGACATGGAACAATTACCCACTCTCGACTGTGTGACATTTAGGCAAGGATTGTGGGGAGGGGCAGCAAGCCGGAGAGAGtagagggaaaaagaaaaacgactCCCCCCTTTACCTgagtttgtatgttttataGAAAGGTGGAGGGCATATGGAGTTACAGATAGTCTGAAATATTTGAgcataaatcaacaaaacaaccaGGTATTAGCTGCTTGTTCTTGTCAAAACCTTAAAAAGCGACCACACAAGTGAACTAACCTGCAACAAACCGTTTATGGTGAGCATTATGAATTGTATTTACTGAATTCTTGTGTTTTATCCAGTGTGTAGCTGTGCTTGTTCTCCCTTAACAAGAACCAGTTCTAACTTCCACTCGCCCAGGTTAAAATGAACTAACTCGTTTTCATTCTTCACCATCTAAACATTCTGACCCACATTCACagcttcaacatttttattcgCTTACATAGGatgtattttactgaaaaagcAGCTGTTGTAATTTTaacgttgattttttttgtcctcttttcaTTCATCATCCCTCCCGTCACCCTAAATAAACACCTTCCTGTCTTCTTGCCCGCAGATGAAGTGTCAGAGAGTCCTGAGCTACCTGAGGATATTTGGGACCACCATGTTCGGTGTGTCCCTCCTGGTGGGAATCTCCACAGCCTACATCATGGGCTATCAGTTCTTCACCACAGCCCACAACTATTTGTCCTTTGGCTTGTATGGTGCTATTTTGGTCATCCACCTGATCATCCAGAGCCTCTTTGCACTCCTGGAGCACAGGAACATGCGGCGCTCCTTGGAGACACCGATCAAACTGAGCAAGTCCTTGGCGTTGTGCATTGCTGCTTATCAGGAGGATCCAAACTACCTTAGAAAGTGCCTGGTGTCTGTGAAGAGGCTGACGTACCCGGGGATCAAAGTTATCATGGTGATCGATGGGAACTCTGACGACGACATGTACATGATGGAGATCTTCAAGGAAGTCATGGGATGGGACAAGTCAGTGTCGTATGTGTGGCGGAGCAATTACCACGTCAAAGGTCCGGAGGAGACTGACGAGAGCTACGCCGAGAGCCTCCAGCAAGTCTCCAGGACTGTGCTTGGCAATAAATGTGTCTGCATCATGCAGAAGTGGGGAGGCAAAAGAGAGGTCATGTACACAGCCTTCAAGGCACTGGGAAGGAGCGTGGACTACGTACAGGTAATGCTTAGCCATTTAAGCAGGATAACAGGTAGCAGTTCAGCAGATTAACTCCACTATACCAAACATTAGGTGGCAAATGAAGAGGGGAGAGGTGTAAATTAGACCAGGGATATGCAGTTGACAGAAGCATACATTGAGCACGAGGAGGAAAGAGAGCAGAAAGACATGTGGCAGGAGAAGGGAGAAAAGGGGGGGGGCTGCAAAAAGCCAAACACGAGCTCCACAAAgagctttttgtgtttcttttagcCAGACTGTGACTGGATGCATCGTGTTGTGAAGTGAGGCATAAAAaagggcagcagcagctgatgctTAAGTGTAATACCAGATCGGTTTCATGGGGTTCAGGGTTACATCACATCGCCGATGTTCTAAATCACACCCTGAACCTGGGTAAGACAAGTGATTGGCATGGCTATTCTGTGACTCACTAGCAAGTTTAGCTTGATTAAAACTTAATTAttataaaagaaacacatttgtaAATCTTGTAGTGAGTCTCAGCTGAGTGTTTTCACATCTGTCAATATTGTGAGTAGAAATTGAGGTAAAATACATATGCAAATCAATTActagatacaaaaaaaatgtggcatttgGAAGTAAACAAACCCGACACCTGCAACAGACTTGTGCCTTACAAACAACACTTGTTAAACAGAGATCTTAAAGGATCATGTCGGTACTCTCCAGCGTTTAGGAATTAGTAAGAAATCCCTGCACTCCCACTACCATCAAGATCGGTCTGTAACAGATTCCTTTGTTAATGGGGATTTGGCGGCaggtttctttcctctttttttcccccatcaaCTGATTTTCTTTATCAGGAAAGCAACCTTTTATAGAAGAAAATGGAGTGAGCATCTGTAAAAGACTGAACAGGAGAGGCAATTATAGTTGAAAGCAGATCTCTGGTGGTCGTTGTAAAACCTTTGGCTGTACTATTTCTCTTAAGTAAGGTAATGAAGATGGTGTCTTATCTTTGATGTATAAACACAGCTGacccactttgttttttttctcaggtgTGCGACTCGGACACCATGCTGGACCCAGCGTCGTCAGTGGAGATGGTGAAGGTTTTAGAGGAGGACCCAATGGTCGGAGGTGTTGGAGGAGACGTACAGGTAGGGTAACAAAACTATGTTCTCTTGAACTTCAGTGTTTGACACCAACAAAACTAAGCAAATGCTATGTTTAAGCTTAATATCTCTCCCTCTGCCCTCTAATCTTTTCTGTAGATCTTGAATAAATACGAATCGTGGATCTCCTTCCTGAGCAGCGTTCGCTACTGGATGGCCTTCAACATTGAGCGGGCTTGCCAGTCATACTTCGGCTGTGTTCAGTGCATCAGCGGACCTCTGGGGATGTACAGGAATTCTCTGCTGCATGAGTTTCTTGAAGATTGGTACAATCAGACCTTCATGGGATCCCACTGCAGCTTTGGGGATGATCGCCACCTTACGAACCGAGTACTCAGCCTTGGGTATGCGACCAAATACACTGCACGGTCGAAGTGCCTTACGGAGACACCCATTACGTATTTGCGCTGGCTAAATCAACAGACTCGATGGAGTAAGTCTTACTTTAGGGAATGGCTTTACAACTCCATGTGGTTCCACAAGCATCACCTGTGGATGACGTACGAGGCGGTGATCACAGGATTCTTCCCGTTTTTCCTCATCGCCACTGCAATCCAGCTCTTCTTCCAAGGACGACTCTGGAATATTTTGTTGTTCCTGCTCATCGTGCAGGCGGTGGCATTGATCAAGTCATCATTCGCGAGCTGCCTCAGAGGCAACATTGTCATGGTGTtcatgtctttttattcagtacTGTATATGTCAAGCCTGTTGCCAGCCAAAATGTTTGCAATCGCTACTATTAACAAGTCAGGCTGGGGGACCTCTGGGAGGAAAACAATAGTGGTGAACTTTATTGGTCTAGTTCCAATAACTATCTGGTTCACCATCCTTTTTATTGGGCTTATTTACACAATAGTCCAACAGACCAAAAAACCCTTCCCTCAATCTGAGGAGATTGTGCTCATCGTCGGGGCAGTAGTCTATGCCAGCTACTGGGTGATACTGCTCACACTATACACCGTTCTTATAAACAAATGTggaaagaggaagaaggaaactCATTATGACATGGTGCTGGACGTATGAcccaaagacaaaaacacaccacTAATCACTGAaatatcttcagtttttttttatatccctGTTTACAAAGATTGTCTATGCAGAACAACTCCGGTGGCAAAATTGAGTTCTACcacaatggacaaaaaaaaaggggggggattATCTGTAACCATTAAATCCCTAACCTTGGAGTAGTGAAGGCTAACTGGGCATCTTCGAGAAACAAGAGTGGCAAAGTTTGCCGTTGTTATCAAAGTTGGCTTAAAAGAGTGCTAGGCTTTGTAATATTAGCTACCTCTTACTTTTGTCGTATCCACTGGGCATCTGTCTAATGTAAGTAACTTAGCCAGAGAAACTGTGGATTCGTAGCTTTTCTCTTGGGGTTTAAACTTGACCAGGAAGAAGACTTTTCTCCCAGAGAGTCACTGTCACCAAGAAATATCTGCACCCCACAAATTGAGAATGTTccgtgtgtttctgtgttgaaaGGGAGCCATGCAACTGCCAGTTTGCCTCCACTATCAAGCGACTGCACAAAGACTATTGCAAGAGGCACCACCTCTGAGAAACTAGTGTTACTAATGCACTCAAGTcgttgttcttgtttttttctctctttctttttaccACATCAACACGCAGTGGGGGAATAGGcatttaacatgaaaatgtttttctcaccaaatatatattttactgggGCCTATTGAAATGACACAGGGAAGCAATTAACTAATTTACTGAAATGCATTCAGTATTTATTAGGCGGTTCTGTTTCAATTGGATTCAAGTCAAGAGATTAACTGGAccattaaagcatttttatcgTCTTTCTTGGGAAGCAGATGAGAGTTTCCTTGGCTGTGTGAATGCTGGTCTTCATGAGAAATCCATCctttcatcatcatctttaGATTCTTATCAGGAACTCCAGTGCCACCTGCACTGGATCTCCTACCGTGATGATCCTACCTCCAAACCTCGCTGCTAGTATACACTCCCAGTGTTTTATTGACACGTCCAAGTGTTCTGCTGCAGAGTCATAAATCTCAACAGGctttttccttcagcagtgGAGTTTGTGCAGTGGTTGGGcgtagaaatctgaaaagtgaaaactgattggttactttttctctcattttttttcttttgcagcttCTGTTCTCATGTTTTTAATTGCCGTCTTACAGAGAATTTGTTTCTATGTTGCATACCTATTTCCCCCCAACCTGTACACACAAAATGAATTAGTTTTCCTAAAACGAACCACTGCACTGGTTCGGTTTTGTTTCAGTGTATTGGTTGCTTTCAGGGTGATGTACTGGTGTGCcttctcagtgttttttttaacagttacaGTACCAGTTTACAGAGCACAAAGGGCTTTAAAATGGAGAGCTGCTTTTCAGCTGCACTCATGTCATATGGGACGCATCCAGAGCCAAACCTGTGAACTGCACCTGCTTTTAAGGGGTCAGGGACTGTCTGAAGTGCATTAAACTCTGAGAGGTACCAGCCAACCTGCAAGGATCAATCCACAACTATCGTACTGTGAAGTATCAATGCTGCTCATAGCACTGTGCTGCAGGAATAGTGGAGGGATTCCGTGTATCATGCAGCGGCCCATGAAACACTCTTCACTTGCTAATTTTAGCAGACACCATAAACATCAGAAAGCGACAACAGACTAAGGTAACGTGCCTTTATTTTGGTGCCAAGAGAAACAGAGTACttgctgtttttgcatttgaatgTACTCTGAAGTAAGACATATCATCCATCACAGTTACTGCAAACATCCCTCTTTCATCAGTACGCCTAAATTTAGCAATGACCGATGACTCGTTTTTAGTGACTTTAGAATTAGCATGGATGTTGAATGTAAATCGGTGTACTGAGTAATGTTTGGAAATGATCCCATATGACATGACTGCAGGACTTCTCAGTGTTTACAAGATGAATCATTGtatgatatatttttaacttgatCAGATGAACATATGACCACAAGCAAAAAACTTTg
Coding sequences within:
- the has2 gene encoding hyaluronan synthase 2; the protein is MKCQRVLSYLRIFGTTMFGVSLLVGISTAYIMGYQFFTTAHNYLSFGLYGAILVIHLIIQSLFALLEHRNMRRSLETPIKLSKSLALCIAAYQEDPNYLRKCLVSVKRLTYPGIKVIMVIDGNSDDDMYMMEIFKEVMGWDKSVSYVWRSNYHVKGPEETDESYAESLQQVSRTVLGNKCVCIMQKWGGKREVMYTAFKALGRSVDYVQVCDSDTMLDPASSVEMVKVLEEDPMVGGVGGDVQILNKYESWISFLSSVRYWMAFNIERACQSYFGCVQCISGPLGMYRNSLLHEFLEDWYNQTFMGSHCSFGDDRHLTNRVLSLGYATKYTARSKCLTETPITYLRWLNQQTRWSKSYFREWLYNSMWFHKHHLWMTYEAVITGFFPFFLIATAIQLFFQGRLWNILLFLLIVQAVALIKSSFASCLRGNIVMVFMSFYSVLYMSSLLPAKMFAIATINKSGWGTSGRKTIVVNFIGLVPITIWFTILFIGLIYTIVQQTKKPFPQSEEIVLIVGAVVYASYWVILLTLYTVLINKCGKRKKETHYDMVLDV